The stretch of DNA GGTCTGAAGATGATGGCGGATGCGGGAGAGCGTCACGGCCTGTTGACCATCACCGAGGTCATGACGCCGGAGTATGTTGACGTGTGCGCGGAATACGCCGACATTCTCCAAGTGGGCACGCGGAATATGCAGAACTTTGATCTGCTGCGCGCGCTTGGAACATGCGGCCGTCCAGTGCTGCTGAAACGCGGTTTCAGCGCGACATACGACGAACTGCTGAATGCTGCCGAGTACATCCTGGCCGGCGGCAACCGGGATGTTATGCTCTGCGAGCGCGGTATCCGCACCTTCGAGACCTATACCCGTAATACACTGGATCTGTCGGCCATTCCGGTGCTACAGGGCCTCAGCCACCTTCCTGTCATTTCCGACCCGAGCCACGGAACGGGGCGCCGCGAACTGGTAGAGCCTATGGCTAAGGCGTCCGTTGCCGCAGGAGCAAACGGCCTGATTATCGAAATGCATACCGATCCGGACAACTCCATGACGGGAGACGGTGTTCAGTCCCTGTTCCCGGATCAGTTCAGCAATCTGCTGCAGGATCTGGAGAAGCTGGCACCGCTAGTAGGTAAGAAGTTCTCCACTCAGGAAGCGATTTCCATTAAATAAACGATTCTTATGCAGACAGCCTTTTTTCCAGCTTTAACTAGCGGAAGAGAGGCTGTTTGTTTTGCTTTCAGAGCAGAAATCGTCGCTTATGCGCCCGGTTTAAAATAATTCACCAAAGCGTAAGAATATCTTACATTGGCATAAAAAATACCTTACATAAGCATTGACGATGTAAGGTTTGAGTTTTATAATGACGACAGTTAAAATTAAACCGAGACATTTG from Paenibacillus sophorae encodes:
- the aroF gene encoding 3-deoxy-7-phosphoheptulonate synthase, which translates into the protein MIVITSNQTPEDQINDIIAVIEKEGLQVHLSKGSDRTVIGLVGSVSPKLAEHLRQMKGVENVVKISKSYKLASRDFHPDDTIIEVKGVKIGGEHLAIMGGPCAVESPEQIDEIARLVKAAGAQVLRGGAFKPRTGPYSFQGIGVEGLKMMADAGERHGLLTITEVMTPEYVDVCAEYADILQVGTRNMQNFDLLRALGTCGRPVLLKRGFSATYDELLNAAEYILAGGNRDVMLCERGIRTFETYTRNTLDLSAIPVLQGLSHLPVISDPSHGTGRRELVEPMAKASVAAGANGLIIEMHTDPDNSMTGDGVQSLFPDQFSNLLQDLEKLAPLVGKKFSTQEAISIK